TAAGATTTTCCCATCCTGAATGACTATGACAGTCGATCCAAGTCTGTAGCTGCAGCCTTGGGATACGGATAATGATCAATCACCAAGTCCCATTGCGGAACGAGTCAAAGAACTCTCCACCGGACTGCCGGGGTACAGATTATGAAGGTTTTTTCAGCCTTTCTCAACCAGAATATTCATAATGATTATTGGATGGTGGGAAAGGAAAGAATGAAGGTTCTTGGCGAGGAAGCGCCATTCAATGAGGCGCCCGAGGAGAGGTACTCAAGGAGCACCTCTTTCTCACTGATGGTCTTAATCGTCCATCCTGAGCGATCGAGTTGAGATCCCGTTTGCACCAGAACTCGCTTCGATGGAGAGACTTGAATGATCGCCTGGTGCCCATCTCGGCCATGAATCACGCCAAGCAGTCTCCAATGCGGATTATCCAGCAAGGGAACTTTTTTCGAGTCCTTATCCGGTGGTGTCGTAACTTTAGGATTTGCTAGACGCGGCTGAGGTATCCGCTTGAAAGGGTCTCGACGACCCCCGTCATTTCGGCGGGAATTGTCCTCAACCAGACTGGATCTAATTAACCTGTTGTGGGAAGCAGTCGATGACGAGGTGCTTTCCGCAGCCACCACACCCATCTCCCCCCCCAAATTTAGCACACCCCAAACACAGACCGAGTAGCACACGAACCCTCTCAGATAGGCAGACATTGTGGTGACCCGGCTTCGAATGTCTATGCCTCCAGAATATCGCAATCCCGCCTGAGATTGATCGGTTTGCTTATGTTTTAAGCAGCTGCTGAACATGTTCAATCCCTAGGGGAGTTAACCCGTGCATCACCAGATTTGTGCTGACGAGAGGTGAATGTTCGTTGTCTGGCTTTCCGGCCAGAGTAATGGAAGGGATTTGTTCAACCCATGCAAGCTGCCGCAAATCATCCAAAAATTGAACGGTCCCTTGGAAATTCCCTTCTACTCTGAGGACAATGGGTATCGAAAATTCAGAATGCTGAAGCTGGGTTAAAGGAGGTTCAGGTTTCCATACCCGAACGGTCAAATTCCTTCGCTTTGCAATTTCGATGACATCCCTTCGAAAGATTTTTGATTCTATATTTTCAGGAAATTGTTGAACTCGAGCGGCTAAATTATCACGCAAGCTGTTGACTTCCTGCTCTATGATTTTTAGTGATTCTGTTTTTTGAGTAAGCCCTCGACTCTCCTGGTCTAGGCGAGAAACTTCCTCTTGCAATTGCTTAATCGAGTCATTCATTGTATCCCACATCAGGAAGTGAATACCCAACAGACAGACGAGCATCACTCCAAACAGGAAACTGAATCGACAACAAAGGGATAATGACTTCCACTCTACCATCA
The Nitrospiraceae bacterium DNA segment above includes these coding regions:
- the pilO gene encoding type 4a pilus biogenesis protein PilO, which encodes MMVEWKSLSLCCRFSFLFGVMLVCLLGIHFLMWDTMNDSIKQLQEEVSRLDQESRGLTQKTESLKIIEQEVNSLRDNLAARVQQFPENIESKIFRRDVIEIAKRRNLTVRVWKPEPPLTQLQHSEFSIPIVLRVEGNFQGTVQFLDDLRQLAWVEQIPSITLAGKPDNEHSPLVSTNLVMHGLTPLGIEHVQQLLKT